The sequence TTTATGGGCATTGCTTGAGCCGAAAAGTACCCCATCCGGTACGATGATCGCTGCACGTCCCCCTACCTGAAGCAATCGCAGGAAAAGAGCTAGGAAGAGTAGTTCAGTTTTCTTAGTCTTGACGATCTGCTGCAGATCTTTGGCCGTGGACTCGTAGTCAAGACTGCCGGCAAATGGCGGATTGGCCAGAATCAACGAATATTTTTCTGCATCGTCATCATCACTTTGAGCTAACGAGTCTTTATAGCGAATATCCGGATTCTCGATACCATGCAGCAACATATTCATACTACCGATACGCAACATCGTGTTATCGAAGTCATAGCCATGGAAGGTGTCCTCATTGAAGCGGCGCCTAGCCTTGGCATCTTTGTAGATCGCATCACTATGATGTTTGATTAGGTACTCAGAGGCGGCAACAAGAAAGCCCGCTGTACCGCAAGCGGGATCACAGATCACGTCTTTTGGTGTGGGAGCCGTCATTTCCACCATGAGTTGAATGATATGGCGGGGAGTACGAAATTGCCCGTTCTGACCGGCGCTGGCGATTTTGCTCAGCATGTATTCATAGAGATCCCCTTTAGTATCGCTAGAATCCATGTCGATACTGTCAAGTTGATCCACTACGTTAGCCAGTAAGCGAGGAGTGGGTATCATAAAAAGGGCATCCTTCATGTGATGAGCATACGTGCTACCCTCTTCGCTTTTATTACCCCCTTTCGACCCAAGAGTCTTAATAAATGGAAAGACCTCATCGCGTACAATCTTGAACATTTGTTCCGGAGCTAATTCTTTGAACCTTGACCAGCGCAATGACTCCTGATCGACCCTAAACACCGGACTCTCAATTGGTTTTCCCAAACGAGCAGCTTTGGCTTCTTGGAGCGTATGTAGCTCATCAAGCCGCTTTATGAACAGCAGGTAAGTTAATTGTTCGATAATCGAAAGTGGGTTCGAAATACCACCAGACCACATGGCATCCCAAATTCTGTCAACTTTTGATTTTAGTTCACCTGTAATCATGAATATCCCTTCCGTTTTTTACCGTTGCAATGACAATTATAATCCAACAAATTAATGAGATGACAATAAGCTTGCAATTGTGTTGATTGCTTACCGGTCTATCTTATCAAAATGAGGCAGCGGCCTAAAAAAAATACTTAAAGCGTTCTATATTAAGGCAATCAGAATTTTTGCGCGAGAATTATGTGAAGCAAGATACCCATCCGGCCAAGTATCCTCTCTGCTTTTAATGATTTTTTCTCCAAAACAAACCCAATTTCAAAAGACTCCTTGTAACTTTTTTAACATAAGGAGGTTTTGAAAAATTGATTTTTGCAATGAACGGTCATATTTTAAAATTTTATCTGCAATTTCCGGTTGGGGAATCATGGCAAGCATCGTACTGAGTTGATTGACATTTGCATGATCAAGTTGGCGTCTTTCTAAATCCTTGATCTCAT comes from Candidatus Protochlamydia phocaeensis and encodes:
- a CDS encoding type I restriction-modification system subunit M; protein product: MITGELKSKVDRIWDAMWSGGISNPLSIIEQLTYLLFIKRLDELHTLQEAKAARLGKPIESPVFRVDQESLRWSRFKELAPEQMFKIVRDEVFPFIKTLGSKGGNKSEEGSTYAHHMKDALFMIPTPRLLANVVDQLDSIDMDSSDTKGDLYEYMLSKIASAGQNGQFRTPRHIIQLMVEMTAPTPKDVICDPACGTAGFLVAASEYLIKHHSDAIYKDAKARRRFNEDTFHGYDFDNTMLRIGSMNMLLHGIENPDIRYKDSLAQSDDDDAEKYSLILANPPFAGSLDYESTAKDLQQIVKTKKTELLFLALFLRLLQVGGRAAIIVPDGVLFGSSNAHKTLRKILVEDQKLDAIISMPSGVFKPYAGVSTAILFFTKTNSGGTDNVWFYDMQSDGYSLDDKRTPQPDKSDLEDILARWQKRDAEVDRARTDKSFLVPKAEIVNNDYDLSINRYKEVTYKTVEYDAPKVILARLKKLEDEITQGHAEFEEMFQ